In a genomic window of Thermoanaerobaculales bacterium:
- a CDS encoding biotin--[acetyl-CoA-carboxylase] ligase translates to MKALAVELARDLGDLVENVVLFETVDSTHAVALRLIDQVDREGLALNPTVVLAASQSRGVGRGRNRWVSPPGGLYLSWVASSVAGDAVARLPMLAAAAACLALAGAGAGDTGIKWPNDILVDGRKLAGILVHARLGAVTRVTVSVGVNVVPIGGRVRGAQRPPISLSEVIGAKAAAAAAAGVAAGFVRGLAESIADPAPALEHWRRRLVHRLGDRITVRVASGAVESGTFAGLTEDGFLRLGQGAGERVITGGDVVES, encoded by the coding sequence GTGAAGGCGCTCGCTGTCGAGCTGGCCCGCGACCTCGGGGACCTCGTCGAGAACGTCGTCCTGTTCGAGACGGTCGACTCGACGCATGCAGTGGCGCTCCGCCTCATCGACCAGGTCGACCGCGAAGGCCTCGCCCTCAACCCGACCGTCGTGCTCGCCGCCTCCCAGAGCCGGGGCGTCGGCCGCGGCCGCAACCGCTGGGTGTCCCCGCCGGGGGGCCTGTACCTCAGCTGGGTGGCATCATCGGTCGCCGGGGACGCCGTGGCGCGGCTGCCGATGCTGGCGGCAGCGGCCGCCTGCCTCGCCCTCGCGGGCGCGGGGGCCGGGGACACGGGCATCAAGTGGCCGAACGACATCCTGGTCGACGGGCGCAAGCTCGCCGGCATCCTCGTCCACGCCCGGCTCGGCGCCGTCACGCGGGTGACCGTCAGCGTCGGGGTCAACGTGGTGCCGATCGGCGGTCGGGTGAGGGGCGCGCAGCGGCCACCGATCTCACTCTCCGAGGTGATCGGGGCGAAGGCCGCTGCGGCTGCGGCCGCCGGCGTCGCGGCCGGCTTCGTGCGCGGCCTGGCCGAGTCCATCGCCGATCCGGCACCCGCGCTCGAGCACTGGCGGCGCCGCCTGGTCCATCGACTCGGGGACCGCATCACGGTGCGGGTGGCGTCCGGCGCGGTCGAGTCCGGCACCTTCGCCGGGCTGACCGAGGACGGCTTCCTCCGGCTCGGGCAGGGCGCCGGCGAGCGCGTCATCACCGGCGGTGACGTGGTCGAAAGCTGA
- the recO gene encoding DNA repair protein RecO translates to MAYLDDDALVLDSLPYGELHLILLLLTPSAGVVRCVLRGARGGKSPQAAATQLLSLIRVAAFQGRRAELATVRQVELKQSSFPLARDLERAAAAAVVAELLTTFCPQGEPAPRPFRLGVAALNALLEGTPPASVVAYCQLWILTLSGLMPPLEDCPLGPGDLELLVACRTLGPTELPGLPSPELARWLDRRVRSEADRPLRALDFLRAGTQARPR, encoded by the coding sequence GTGGCTTACCTCGACGACGACGCCCTGGTGCTCGACTCGCTGCCGTACGGCGAGCTCCACCTCATCTTGCTGCTGCTGACGCCGTCGGCAGGCGTCGTCCGCTGCGTCCTGCGCGGCGCGCGCGGCGGCAAGAGCCCACAGGCGGCAGCCACCCAGCTGCTGTCGCTGATCCGCGTCGCCGCCTTCCAGGGGCGCCGGGCCGAGCTGGCGACGGTCCGGCAGGTGGAGCTCAAGCAGTCGTCGTTCCCGCTCGCGCGCGACCTCGAGCGCGCGGCGGCGGCGGCGGTCGTTGCCGAGTTGCTGACCACCTTCTGCCCGCAGGGCGAGCCGGCACCGCGCCCGTTCCGGCTCGGCGTCGCGGCCCTCAACGCGCTGCTCGAGGGCACCCCCCCGGCATCCGTCGTCGCCTACTGCCAGCTCTGGATCCTCACCCTGAGCGGCCTGATGCCGCCGCTCGAGGACTGTCCGCTCGGGCCTGGCGACCTCGAGCTCCTGGTCGCCTGCCGGACCCTGGGGCCCACCGAGCTGCCCGGCCTGCCCTCCCCCGAGCTCGCGCGATGGCTGGACCGGCGGGTGCGCTCCGAGGCCGACCGGCCGCTGCGCGCGCTCGACTTCCTGCGCGCCGGCACACAGGCGCGGCCGCGCTGA
- a CDS encoding response regulator, protein MTQTILLADDSLTIQKVVELTFADTPYTVVAVSSGDELLEKVSQVQPAVIICDIMMPGRDGYDVCQVIKSSPDTLHIPVILLSGTFEPLDRDRALAVGCSEILTKPFEARKLIDAVDRLVRGRGSAPAARTEVRRGDADTGPVVRGLAEGGSFAPLPLRPTGTGAPPQLGDAAAAALGLGEGLEFTKAGFAEMEAAARERSATAIEAPRDGLEFDLGGADVDPFADLGEEPADAQGDGTFADAFETSSDPFGDVVPALDGSDIAGAVFAPPEPRPQAEPDRGPAIEPDTAGDDLALRADTGPVTAPADTPARPGIDLRPAGEDVGAGSPFVTDADTAPLPPLERPAGSPTDGAAAPAAAIPAGLSDDDVERIARRVLELAHGTIEHIAWEVIPDVAEVMVRERIRQLEAELETDR, encoded by the coding sequence ATGACGCAGACCATCCTCCTCGCCGACGACAGCCTGACCATCCAGAAGGTCGTGGAGCTGACCTTCGCCGACACCCCCTACACCGTGGTCGCCGTGTCGAGCGGCGACGAGCTCCTCGAGAAGGTCTCGCAGGTCCAGCCAGCCGTCATCATCTGCGACATCATGATGCCGGGCCGCGACGGCTACGACGTCTGCCAGGTCATCAAGTCCAGCCCCGACACCCTCCACATCCCGGTGATCCTGCTGTCCGGGACGTTCGAGCCACTGGACCGGGACCGCGCGCTGGCGGTGGGATGCTCGGAGATCCTCACCAAGCCGTTCGAGGCCCGCAAGCTGATCGACGCCGTCGACCGGCTGGTGCGCGGCCGGGGCTCGGCACCCGCGGCCCGGACCGAGGTGCGCCGTGGCGACGCCGACACCGGGCCGGTCGTGCGCGGGCTCGCGGAGGGCGGGTCGTTCGCGCCCCTGCCGCTGCGGCCGACCGGCACCGGGGCGCCGCCGCAGCTGGGCGACGCCGCGGCCGCCGCATTGGGCCTCGGCGAGGGACTGGAGTTCACGAAGGCGGGGTTCGCCGAGATGGAGGCCGCGGCCCGGGAGCGGTCCGCCACCGCGATCGAGGCGCCGCGGGACGGGCTCGAGTTCGACCTCGGCGGCGCCGACGTCGACCCCTTCGCTGATCTCGGCGAGGAGCCCGCCGACGCGCAGGGCGACGGGACCTTCGCCGATGCTTTCGAGACCAGCAGCGATCCCTTCGGCGACGTGGTTCCGGCGCTCGACGGATCCGACATCGCCGGCGCCGTGTTCGCGCCGCCGGAGCCGCGGCCGCAGGCCGAGCCGGACCGCGGCCCGGCCATCGAGCCCGACACCGCCGGCGACGACCTGGCGCTTCGGGCGGACACCGGGCCGGTCACGGCGCCCGCGGACACTCCGGCGCGGCCCGGGATCGACCTGCGACCGGCGGGGGAGGACGTCGGGGCCGGGTCGCCGTTCGTCACCGATGCTGACACGGCGCCGCTGCCTCCCCTCGAGCGGCCGGCCGGCTCCCCGACGGACGGCGCTGCCGCTCCGGCGGCGGCGATCCCGGCGGGGCTGTCCGACGACGACGTCGAACGGATCGCCCGCCGCGTGCTCGAGCTGGCCCACGGCACGATCGAGCACATCGCGTGGGAGGTGATCCCCGACGTCGCCGAGGTCATGGTGCGCGAGCGCATTCGCCAGCTCGAGGCCGAGCTCGAGACGGACCGCTAG